A genomic stretch from uncultured Pseudodesulfovibrio sp. includes:
- a CDS encoding Rid family detoxifying hydrolase, with protein MEFINSAESGEVIGPYCHCVKAGNTYYICGQVPFHPVSGDVVGMDIKEQAFQTLFNLKTVLDAAGLEISDIVKTNVFLTSMDDFDGFNEVYAEFMGDHRPARLCLGANEIAHGCLLEMDAIAYKE; from the coding sequence ATGGAGTTTATCAATTCAGCAGAATCGGGCGAAGTCATTGGGCCGTACTGCCACTGTGTGAAAGCTGGAAACACTTATTATATCTGCGGTCAGGTGCCGTTTCATCCTGTCAGTGGCGACGTTGTAGGGATGGATATCAAAGAACAGGCTTTTCAGACGCTGTTCAATCTTAAGACAGTGCTTGATGCTGCCGGTCTTGAAATCTCGGATATTGTCAAAACCAATGTGTTTTTAACCAGCATGGATGACTTTGACGGTTTCAATGAAGTTTATGCCGAATTTATGGGGGACCACCGTCCTGCTCGGCTTTGTCTGGGGGCCAATGAAATCGCTCACGGGTGTCTGTTGGAAATGGATGCCATAGCCTATAAGGAATAG
- the proC gene encoding pyrroline-5-carboxylate reductase: MERYADSCRSNRRCEGRRRHDPGEKRTKRRFAMDIGFIGTGNMGGAIIRSLSDVDGLTMYGVNHTPAKLEALAEETGLIPCDTIQELTEKSDFIVLAVKPQQAPEIWPEMVPVLTRKKCLVSIAAGLTLNSLRQSIDNVCPVIRVMPNTPVLIKEGVTAICLDDEMLSHQQKTFIQELFENSGDVHVVSENQFDVFTAVIGSGPAFIFYLIETMIESGVELGLHRDVSSRMVKKLFSGASLMAERSAEHVSMLKEMSIAPAGTTIAALAHFDRTAVRGNIMDAIRMAYVRSIELG; encoded by the coding sequence ATTGAAAGATATGCGGACTCTTGCAGGTCCAACAGGCGGTGTGAAGGCCGCCGCAGACATGATCCTGGCGAAAAACGAACAAAGAGGAGGTTTGCAATGGATATCGGCTTCATAGGTACAGGGAATATGGGAGGAGCCATTATCAGAAGTCTTTCCGACGTGGATGGCTTGACGATGTATGGGGTGAATCACACTCCTGCGAAGCTGGAGGCCTTGGCGGAAGAAACCGGCCTTATCCCTTGTGACACCATTCAGGAATTGACTGAAAAATCAGATTTCATTGTTCTGGCGGTGAAGCCGCAACAGGCACCGGAAATATGGCCTGAGATGGTCCCGGTTCTGACTCGGAAGAAATGTCTCGTCTCTATCGCAGCTGGATTGACGTTGAATTCACTTCGACAAAGCATTGATAATGTCTGTCCGGTCATCCGGGTCATGCCCAACACTCCGGTCTTGATCAAAGAAGGCGTCACAGCAATCTGTCTGGATGACGAGATGCTCTCGCATCAGCAAAAAACATTTATTCAAGAGCTCTTCGAGAATTCGGGAGATGTGCATGTTGTGTCTGAGAATCAGTTTGATGTTTTTACAGCTGTTATCGGCTCAGGTCCGGCCTTTATTTTCTATCTTATTGAAACCATGATAGAATCAGGAGTTGAACTTGGCCTGCATCGAGATGTTTCATCCCGCATGGTCAAAAAACTTTTTAGCGGTGCCAGCCTTATGGCTGAACGTTCAGCGGAACATGTCAGTATGCTGAAAGAAATGTCCATTGCGCCCGCAGGGACGACCATTGCCGCCTTGGCGCACTTTGATCGTACGGCCGTGCGCGGAAATATAATGGATGCAATCCGTATGGCGTATGTCCGTAGTATAGAACTTGGTTGA
- a CDS encoding 2-oxoacid:acceptor oxidoreductase family protein, with amino-acid sequence MLHKCMFSGSGGQGSALMAKMVCLGAIKENLKVVMTQTYGIEQRGGDSTAFVIVSDEPIGSPIVENDATVAVALSQSIYDNCFEGVVPNGKLFTNSSMVENPKDTGSFEQVCLPVSDMGVELGTVRCANMVMLGAVLAGTGILKLETIEEVVNETFGAKKPKLVGLNIDALRTGYAAVKKEAGNE; translated from the coding sequence ATGTTGCATAAATGTATGTTTTCAGGCTCAGGCGGACAGGGCTCTGCGCTGATGGCAAAAATGGTCTGCCTTGGAGCCATTAAGGAAAATCTGAAAGTCGTCATGACCCAGACCTATGGCATTGAGCAGCGTGGCGGTGATTCGACTGCGTTTGTCATTGTCTCCGATGAGCCTATTGGCAGTCCCATAGTAGAAAATGATGCAACTGTTGCAGTGGCCCTCAGCCAGTCCATCTACGACAACTGCTTTGAAGGCGTCGTCCCGAACGGAAAGCTTTTCACCAACAGCTCGATGGTCGAGAACCCGAAAGACACTGGTAGTTTCGAACAGGTATGCCTTCCCGTGTCTGACATGGGCGTTGAGCTCGGTACCGTGCGCTGCGCCAACATGGTGATGCTTGGCGCTGTCCTTGCCGGAACAGGAATCCTCAAGCTTGAAACAATCGAGGAAGTCGTCAACGAAACTTTCGGAGCAAAAAAACCGAAATTGGTTGGCTTGAACATAGACGCATTGCGCACCGGATATGCCGCTGTGAAAAAGGAGGCCGGTAATGAGTGA
- the lpxB gene encoding lipid-A-disaccharide synthase, whose translation MIRKIWINCSEASGDMCAGALAGELFRQCPTLEIGGMGGPMLSQAGATVHFPMSRICFTGFLDVLFGLPGIFRLQREITSFWEQDRPDAIVMVDCPDFNLSLVKAAHAMKIPVFYFMAPQFWAWKQQGMKLLQKYVHNIICALPFEPEYFHNKGCRAQYAGHPLQDIIPLRSLDKLVPNTHQIGIMPGSRKKEISFLLPEFAEAASRLHREMPWLTFSVARAPGIKEEFLKQFLPDTLPMRIAEPEKRFQMIRKSCLVLAASGTATLETALIGTPTIVGYKLDRPAAFLARKLAFSKFISLTNILFKKELFPEYLQERATADSYFEQVVMWLNNPGMLLEVRNTLKDMRTLAGPTGGVKAAADMILAKNEQRGGLQWISAS comes from the coding sequence ATGATACGTAAAATATGGATTAATTGTAGCGAGGCGTCCGGTGACATGTGCGCCGGAGCTTTGGCCGGTGAATTGTTCCGGCAGTGTCCGACGCTTGAGATAGGCGGCATGGGTGGACCCATGCTGTCCCAGGCTGGAGCCACAGTACATTTCCCGATGAGCCGCATCTGTTTTACGGGCTTTCTTGATGTGCTGTTCGGTCTGCCGGGAATATTCCGTTTGCAACGAGAAATAACGAGTTTCTGGGAGCAGGACCGACCGGACGCGATTGTCATGGTGGATTGTCCAGATTTCAATCTGTCTCTGGTTAAAGCGGCGCATGCGATGAAGATTCCCGTGTTCTATTTCATGGCACCGCAGTTCTGGGCCTGGAAACAGCAGGGCATGAAGCTTTTGCAAAAATATGTGCATAACATCATTTGCGCCTTACCTTTCGAGCCGGAATATTTTCACAACAAAGGCTGTCGGGCTCAGTATGCCGGACATCCCCTTCAGGATATAATCCCTTTGCGGTCTTTGGATAAACTGGTTCCGAATACGCATCAGATAGGCATCATGCCGGGAAGCAGGAAAAAAGAGATCTCGTTTTTACTGCCTGAATTTGCCGAAGCTGCTTCCAGACTGCATAGAGAAATGCCCTGGTTGACTTTTTCTGTGGCCCGAGCTCCAGGTATTAAAGAAGAGTTTTTAAAACAATTCTTGCCTGATACCTTGCCAATGAGGATTGCTGAGCCTGAAAAAAGATTTCAGATGATTCGGAAATCCTGTCTTGTTCTGGCAGCGTCAGGCACGGCCACTCTTGAAACCGCCCTTATCGGGACGCCAACAATTGTGGGCTACAAACTGGATCGTCCTGCCGCTTTTCTCGCCCGCAAACTGGCTTTTTCAAAATTCATCAGTCTGACCAATATTTTATTCAAAAAAGAACTGTTTCCCGAATATTTACAGGAAAGAGCCACTGCTGACAGTTATTTTGAACAGGTTGTGATGTGGTTGAACAACCCCGGCATGTTGTTGGAGGTGCGCAACACATTGAAAGATATGCGGACTCTTGCAGGTCCAACAGGCGGTGTGAAGGCCGCCGCAGACATGATCCTGGCGAAAAACGAACAAAGAGGAGGTTTGCAATGGATATCGGCTTCATAG
- a CDS encoding thiamine pyrophosphate-dependent enzyme, protein MENLSAKYGKTLNLDKLTSYCPGCGHGIVTRLVAEAIENLGVMERTIAIVGIGCGGFSHHYMDIDAIEATHGRAPSFAVGYKLTRPDNIVFTYAGDGDTCAIGLGDLLHAANKGMPITTIMVNNSVFGMTGGQMSPTTLEGQVTTTTVKGRDLSCQGFPLQVPEMMRSMPGVKYLARETVTSPKAIRKAKKSIQKAFECQVKGLGYSFVEVLVPCPTGLKKKIKDSYEWCETQMADYFKPQVFKDETEQDHVA, encoded by the coding sequence ATGGAAAATCTTAGCGCCAAATACGGAAAAACCCTCAATCTGGACAAACTGACCAGTTATTGCCCGGGTTGCGGACATGGAATCGTGACTAGGCTTGTAGCCGAAGCCATTGAGAATCTGGGAGTTATGGAAAGGACAATCGCCATCGTGGGCATCGGCTGCGGAGGGTTCTCCCATCACTATATGGATATTGATGCCATTGAGGCCACTCATGGTCGCGCTCCCTCCTTTGCCGTTGGTTACAAATTGACCAGACCTGATAATATTGTTTTCACTTACGCCGGTGATGGCGATACATGCGCGATAGGTCTGGGTGACCTTTTGCATGCGGCCAACAAGGGCATGCCCATCACGACCATTATGGTCAACAATTCAGTGTTCGGTATGACCGGCGGACAGATGTCGCCCACAACCCTCGAAGGTCAGGTAACGACCACGACTGTCAAGGGTCGTGATTTGTCCTGCCAGGGCTTCCCTCTTCAGGTGCCGGAAATGATGCGGTCTATGCCTGGAGTGAAATATCTGGCCAGAGAAACCGTGACATCTCCCAAAGCGATCCGCAAAGCCAAGAAGAGCATTCAAAAGGCGTTCGAATGTCAGGTCAAGGGCCTGGGGTACTCATTTGTTGAAGTGCTCGTTCCCTGCCCTACAGGTCTTAAGAAGAAAATCAAGGACTCCTACGAATGGTGCGAGACGCAGATGGCCGATTATTTTAAACCTCAGGTCTTCAAAGATGAAACGGAGCAGGATCATGTTGCATAA
- a CDS encoding acetate--CoA ligase family protein yields the protein MSDLVPLFQPKSVALIGASSNSKKYGYWTAKSLVENKFEGDIYLVSRSGGELFGQPTYPDILSVPGEVDMAIIAIAPKFILSVMEQCVEKGVKCAIVVSTGFGETGPEGKELERKMLEIARKGNMRVQGPNCMGTYSSAKSMNASIIDLAPGPMSLVLQSGNFGIDINFNAKSRNLGYSCWATIGNQMDMRFHDFVEYIETDDNTKVLLLYMEGLRVESEEDGRKFIEAAKKTAAKVPIAAIKIGRSAAGARAAASHTGSLAGSEKIFDAALKQAGVIRVDSPGQLLDAAEAFSKCKPSKGKRIAILTDGGGHGVMATDFAEKFNLEAPVLSDATQDKLKEILMPHCPIKNPVDLAGTPEADMWVFDRCLDVLLDDPDVDGIIIVGLYGGYADLSEEFRVLEMDVAKSMIERIAASDKPVIMHSIYQPQHPECLEYISEHGVPVFGEVDAAVRIMGVLSQYSDLKKSLKEEAGEELPEMPADRKEKAEAVLSAVKDSGRTNLVETEARDILRCYGLDIKEDYLATSADEAADFYKKIGGKVVMKIVSPDILHKTDAGGVALNIESEDMARETYEQLVKNGRRYNSDADIFGVMMTAMLPGGVECIIGSSHDNTFGPTVMFGLGGIFVEILKDVAFRVAPVNMPSCRSMIREIKGLGMLQGARGSKPCDLEALAETVCIISHLVNELRDIAEVDLNPVFALEKGLAIADARIVLHG from the coding sequence ATGAGTGATCTGGTACCTTTGTTTCAACCTAAAAGCGTCGCCCTGATCGGTGCTTCTTCCAATTCGAAGAAGTATGGCTATTGGACGGCAAAAAGTCTGGTTGAAAACAAGTTTGAAGGGGACATCTATCTTGTTTCCCGGTCCGGCGGTGAACTGTTCGGGCAGCCGACCTACCCTGATATTCTTTCCGTTCCCGGCGAAGTGGACATGGCGATTATCGCCATTGCTCCCAAGTTCATTTTGTCCGTGATGGAGCAATGCGTCGAAAAAGGCGTCAAGTGTGCCATTGTCGTTTCTACCGGATTTGGCGAAACAGGGCCCGAAGGGAAGGAATTGGAACGCAAGATGCTCGAAATCGCCCGCAAGGGGAACATGCGCGTGCAGGGTCCGAACTGCATGGGAACATACAGTTCCGCCAAGAGCATGAACGCAAGTATCATTGATCTGGCTCCCGGTCCCATGAGCCTGGTTTTGCAGAGCGGAAACTTCGGTATTGATATCAACTTCAATGCCAAGTCCAGAAATCTTGGTTACAGCTGCTGGGCAACCATCGGCAATCAGATGGATATGCGCTTCCACGATTTCGTGGAGTACATCGAAACTGATGACAACACCAAGGTGCTTCTTTTGTATATGGAAGGCCTGCGCGTTGAAAGCGAGGAAGATGGCCGCAAGTTTATCGAGGCAGCCAAGAAAACGGCAGCCAAGGTGCCTATTGCAGCAATCAAGATCGGGCGCAGTGCAGCTGGAGCCCGTGCAGCCGCATCGCACACCGGCTCACTTGCCGGAAGTGAAAAGATATTCGACGCCGCTCTCAAGCAGGCCGGAGTCATTCGGGTGGACAGTCCCGGTCAGCTTCTGGACGCCGCCGAGGCATTTTCCAAATGCAAGCCTTCCAAGGGCAAGCGCATTGCCATCCTGACCGATGGTGGCGGACATGGTGTCATGGCTACTGATTTCGCTGAAAAGTTCAACCTTGAAGCACCAGTTCTTTCCGATGCCACTCAGGATAAATTGAAAGAAATACTGATGCCGCATTGTCCCATCAAGAATCCGGTGGATCTCGCCGGAACGCCTGAGGCGGATATGTGGGTGTTTGATCGTTGTCTGGACGTTCTCTTGGATGATCCTGATGTGGACGGTATTATCATTGTCGGTCTGTATGGTGGGTATGCCGATCTATCCGAAGAATTCCGAGTTTTGGAAATGGACGTTGCCAAAAGCATGATTGAACGGATTGCAGCAAGCGACAAGCCTGTCATTATGCATTCCATTTATCAGCCACAGCACCCTGAATGCCTGGAATATATCAGTGAACACGGTGTGCCGGTCTTCGGAGAAGTCGATGCCGCTGTCAGGATTATGGGCGTTCTTTCCCAGTATAGCGACCTCAAGAAATCACTGAAAGAAGAAGCCGGCGAAGAATTGCCGGAAATGCCTGCCGACCGCAAGGAAAAGGCCGAGGCAGTTCTTAGTGCAGTCAAAGACTCCGGCCGTACCAACCTTGTTGAAACGGAAGCTCGCGATATTCTGCGATGCTACGGCCTCGATATCAAGGAAGATTATCTGGCAACGAGTGCAGATGAAGCCGCCGACTTCTATAAGAAAATCGGTGGCAAGGTGGTAATGAAAATTGTTTCACCCGACATCCTGCACAAAACCGATGCCGGTGGTGTGGCCCTGAATATTGAATCTGAAGATATGGCCCGTGAAACCTATGAGCAGTTGGTGAAAAATGGTCGTAGATATAACTCTGATGCTGATATTTTCGGCGTCATGATGACCGCCATGCTTCCCGGTGGAGTCGAGTGCATTATCGGCTCAAGCCATGACAATACCTTCGGTCCGACGGTGATGTTCGGTCTGGGCGGTATCTTCGTGGAAATCCTGAAGGATGTAGCTTTCAGAGTTGCTCCGGTAAACATGCCTTCCTGTCGAAGCATGATTCGGGAAATTAAAGGATTGGGAATGCTCCAGGGGGCGAGAGGCAGCAAGCCTTGCGATCTGGAGGCATTAGCTGAAACCGTATGCATCATTTCGCATCTGGTGAATGAGTTGCGCGACATCGCTGAAGTGGATCTCAATCCGGTTTTTGCTTTGGAAAAAGGATTAGCCATTGCGGACGCCAGAATCGTTTTGCATGGATAA
- a CDS encoding sodium:solute symporter family protein, translated as MNLLALYFALFIGMGIYEYIKRKDFEEFAVAGRRCSSTVAGISITASCVGASATIGMTGLAFNVGTPAFWWLGSGAAGLLILSTFLAAKTRRSGVFTLPDMAEKFISPAARKITALIIIPAWASILAAQYIAAARAATALSGMDYTTALIGCALVITAYTMLGGQNSILKSDAVQYSMVAIGLGLALYYTGTASSISLTDVKLQFVNEAFPMSKWTYFMIIVGGSYVVCPMLFGRLFSTQGEKQAKRGAFIATAGIALSAVVIVCIGLYARGLTPAGTDADSILTQIVPSVMPAWAGTVLLFALLSAIISSADSCLITAATILEHDLIGGKNTTRCRLIMVAIGLGALGIAASGGSILSLLLAANDIYVCGVVAPMFVTILAWGKRPINPHTMLLAIVIGGALGIMAATTGLKEYSFAGVGVSLILSMAALIPSRKLAKS; from the coding sequence ATGAATCTTCTCGCACTCTACTTCGCCCTCTTCATCGGAATGGGGATCTATGAATACATCAAACGCAAAGACTTCGAAGAATTCGCCGTAGCCGGACGCCGGTGCAGTTCGACTGTAGCAGGCATATCCATTACGGCATCCTGTGTCGGGGCATCTGCCACAATAGGAATGACCGGACTGGCCTTCAATGTCGGCACTCCCGCCTTCTGGTGGCTCGGCTCCGGTGCAGCAGGCCTACTCATTCTCAGCACATTTCTTGCAGCCAAAACCCGTCGCAGCGGCGTCTTCACCCTACCGGACATGGCTGAGAAATTCATCTCGCCTGCCGCACGAAAAATCACAGCACTGATCATTATCCCGGCATGGGCCTCGATCCTCGCCGCCCAGTATATCGCCGCTGCAAGAGCTGCCACAGCCTTGTCTGGCATGGATTACACAACGGCACTGATCGGTTGCGCCCTGGTCATCACGGCATACACCATGCTCGGCGGCCAGAATTCCATTCTGAAAAGTGATGCCGTGCAATACTCAATGGTCGCGATCGGGCTTGGATTGGCTCTCTATTATACCGGCACGGCATCTTCGATCTCCTTAACTGACGTCAAACTGCAATTTGTCAACGAAGCATTCCCCATGTCCAAATGGACTTACTTCATGATTATCGTAGGCGGCAGTTACGTAGTCTGTCCCATGCTCTTCGGACGACTCTTTTCAACACAAGGAGAGAAACAGGCGAAACGTGGAGCCTTCATCGCCACGGCAGGCATTGCCCTGTCGGCGGTGGTCATCGTGTGCATCGGCCTCTATGCCCGGGGATTGACACCCGCCGGAACAGACGCGGACTCCATCCTCACACAAATCGTTCCCTCGGTCATGCCTGCATGGGCCGGAACCGTCCTGCTCTTTGCACTGCTTTCCGCAATCATTTCATCGGCAGACTCCTGTCTCATCACCGCCGCTACAATTCTCGAACACGATCTTATCGGCGGCAAAAACACGACCAGATGCAGACTGATAATGGTCGCCATAGGTTTGGGCGCACTCGGCATAGCCGCATCCGGGGGCAGCATCCTGTCTCTGCTCCTCGCTGCCAATGACATCTATGTGTGCGGCGTCGTCGCCCCCATGTTCGTCACCATCCTTGCATGGGGTAAAAGACCGATCAACCCACACACCATGCTCCTCGCTATTGTAATCGGCGGAGCATTGGGGATAATGGCAGCGACAACCGGTTTGAAAGAATACAGTTTTGCAGGTGTCGGCGTTTCGCTGATCCTCTCCATGGCGGCTTTAATTCCATCCCGGAAGCTCGCCAAATCATAA
- a CDS encoding 4Fe-4S binding protein — protein MSEKHHVIDARRCKSCELCVEKCPKGVLAIGTAINAQGYNYVVQAHPDKCVLCDICGIVCPDMAIGVVAE, from the coding sequence ATGAGTGAGAAACATCATGTTATCGATGCACGCCGCTGTAAATCTTGTGAGCTGTGCGTAGAGAAATGTCCCAAAGGTGTCCTTGCCATTGGCACTGCAATTAACGCCCAAGGCTACAACTATGTGGTCCAGGCGCATCCGGACAAATGTGTTCTTTGTGATATTTGCGGCATAGTCTGCCCTGATATGGCTATCGGTGTCGTTGCTGAATAA
- a CDS encoding MFS transporter, with protein MAQIGQKGMSFEDAPFSPIHKKVAVGTFMGQICDGYVLGIVGIALTYATVPLGLDGFWMGLVGAGALFGILLGSLLTGIIIDRMGRKTAYAFVAIFTLVLSVVQFFLSDPTVLVAVRFLLGMCVGADYTVGVALLSEWTPEKIRTKMMSWLMAAWTFGYIISYFAGLLIASSGGLGENGWRWIISSSAILALITLIVRLGTPESPAWMVAKKRTGEALSLIHKHLGANYALPTVQKKVKSASFFRLFSPELWRNTLTSSTFFLCQVLPFFAISIFLPVVVKGLNIGNPHASGMMYNGFTMVGVLIGILIADKISRRAFLLWTFYGAAAILTVMTVWQSMPATLAFILLGAFSTVLAVSIVAEWLYPPELFPTELRGSGVGLTIAASRIGAGMGTWMLPVVMEQYGVTVTLTCCIATLLIGGVVCQLLAPETSPKFVSRKAASETA; from the coding sequence ATGGCACAAATTGGACAGAAAGGTATGAGTTTTGAGGATGCTCCTTTTTCTCCCATTCATAAAAAAGTAGCAGTCGGCACCTTTATGGGGCAGATATGCGATGGGTATGTTTTAGGTATTGTCGGTATTGCCTTGACCTATGCCACCGTCCCCTTGGGTTTGGACGGTTTCTGGATGGGGTTGGTCGGAGCTGGTGCTCTCTTCGGTATTTTGCTCGGAAGCTTGTTAACCGGCATCATTATTGACCGCATGGGGAGAAAAACAGCGTACGCATTTGTTGCTATTTTCACCCTTGTCCTTTCCGTCGTACAGTTTTTCCTCTCAGATCCGACGGTATTGGTTGCCGTGAGGTTCCTTCTGGGGATGTGTGTCGGGGCAGACTATACTGTTGGTGTTGCTCTGCTGAGCGAATGGACCCCTGAAAAGATTCGGACAAAGATGATGAGCTGGCTTATGGCCGCCTGGACATTTGGCTACATTATCTCCTACTTCGCCGGACTGCTCATCGCTTCCAGTGGTGGCTTGGGCGAAAACGGGTGGCGATGGATCATTTCTTCTTCTGCCATACTCGCCTTGATTACACTTATCGTGCGACTTGGTACCCCTGAGTCTCCGGCCTGGATGGTGGCCAAGAAGCGTACTGGTGAGGCTCTGAGCCTGATTCACAAGCATCTCGGAGCAAACTACGCTCTTCCCACAGTACAGAAAAAGGTTAAATCTGCCTCGTTTTTCAGACTTTTCAGTCCGGAACTGTGGCGCAATACTCTGACTTCCAGCACCTTCTTCCTGTGTCAGGTGCTTCCTTTCTTTGCCATCTCCATCTTCCTGCCTGTGGTTGTGAAGGGACTCAATATTGGCAACCCTCATGCATCCGGTATGATGTACAACGGCTTTACCATGGTCGGTGTCCTGATCGGTATTCTGATTGCCGATAAAATCTCCCGCCGTGCTTTTCTGTTGTGGACGTTCTATGGCGCTGCTGCAATCCTGACCGTTATGACAGTCTGGCAGAGCATGCCTGCGACCCTGGCTTTCATTCTCCTTGGTGCATTTTCAACCGTCCTCGCTGTCTCCATCGTCGCCGAGTGGTTGTATCCGCCGGAACTCTTCCCCACGGAACTTCGGGGCTCCGGTGTTGGCCTGACCATTGCCGCCAGCCGTATCGGTGCCGGTATGGGAACCTGGATGCTTCCTGTCGTCATGGAGCAGTATGGTGTCACTGTGACCCTGACATGCTGTATCGCAACATTGCTTATCGGTGGTGTTGTCTGTCAGTTGCTGGCTCCAGAGACTTCTCCGAAGTTTGTTTCTCGTAAAGCAGCTTCCGAGACGGCTTAA
- a CDS encoding FAD-binding oxidoreductase, whose translation MKDVKLFPTTTGQSWLEMSAYKHHNFKDLSEIKDEYDYIIVGAGYGGQGAARRLAELHPDAKIAVFEAIKIGDNDSGKNAGFIIDVPHDFGDQGGSTFEDNQKYFELNTFIIKWMEDTIKEKGIEDVDWDHCGKYLCCAETKSFKLIEHEIDELKKMNCSYEVVEGEDLYRRTGTRYYKKALYTSGSVLINPADVLRALFTVMPENVDVFEECPVMRIDEGNPTSVVLRSGQRVKGKFVLVTGGPFIPQFGIGNKVFCPVLSYGAFTRRFSDKEMRHFEGVKPWGCTAGHPAGTTVRFTRDNRIFVRNGFSFATNLTTSHQRIQRSIPKLRKAYENRFPELKHVNFEYVYGGMINMTMNFRPLMMQQNSTVFASACGEGAGVAKTSLLGYYLAEWVSGMSSDNLSFLQRISTPKRLPPEPFLTVGAEARLFFEEFCAKKEI comes from the coding sequence ATGAAAGATGTAAAACTTTTTCCCACAACCACAGGTCAGAGCTGGCTGGAGATGTCTGCATACAAGCATCACAACTTTAAAGATCTCTCTGAAATCAAGGATGAATACGATTACATCATCGTTGGTGCAGGGTATGGTGGTCAAGGTGCAGCACGGCGTCTGGCCGAGCTGCATCCAGATGCAAAAATCGCTGTTTTTGAAGCCATCAAGATCGGCGATAACGATAGTGGTAAGAATGCCGGCTTCATCATTGATGTGCCGCATGATTTCGGCGACCAGGGCGGCTCTACTTTTGAAGACAATCAGAAGTATTTCGAACTGAATACCTTTATCATCAAATGGATGGAAGACACCATCAAGGAAAAGGGTATTGAGGACGTCGATTGGGATCATTGCGGTAAATATCTGTGCTGTGCCGAGACAAAGAGTTTCAAGCTGATTGAGCATGAAATTGATGAGCTCAAAAAGATGAACTGCTCGTATGAAGTTGTGGAAGGTGAAGATCTGTATCGCCGTACCGGCACCAGATACTACAAGAAAGCCTTGTATACTTCCGGTTCAGTGCTCATCAATCCTGCGGATGTCTTACGCGCATTGTTTACAGTGATGCCTGAAAATGTCGATGTTTTTGAAGAATGTCCGGTCATGCGTATTGACGAGGGCAATCCCACAAGCGTCGTGCTCAGGAGCGGGCAGAGAGTGAAGGGTAAGTTTGTTCTTGTAACCGGCGGTCCCTTTATCCCGCAGTTCGGCATTGGCAATAAAGTGTTCTGCCCCGTGCTTTCTTATGGTGCGTTCACTCGTCGGTTCTCCGATAAGGAAATGCGTCATTTTGAAGGCGTCAAGCCTTGGGGCTGCACAGCCGGCCACCCTGCCGGGACCACTGTTCGGTTTACTCGGGATAATCGTATTTTTGTGCGAAACGGGTTCTCCTTCGCAACAAACCTCACGACATCGCATCAGCGCATTCAGCGGTCCATCCCCAAACTGCGTAAAGCCTATGAGAATCGTTTCCCGGAACTCAAGCATGTCAACTTTGAGTACGTGTACGGTGGAATGATCAACATGACCATGAACTTCCGTCCCTTGATGATGCAGCAGAACTCCACTGTCTTTGCATCAGCCTGCGGTGAAGGTGCAGGTGTGGCCAAGACAAGCCTGCTCGGCTACTACCTTGCGGAATGGGTCAGTGGCATGTCCAGTGACAATCTGAGCTTCCTTCAGAGAATCTCCACTCCCAAACGCCTTCCCCCGGAACCGTTTCTGACGGTTGGTGCAGAAGCCCGACTCTTTTTCGAAGAGTTCTGCGCCAAAAAAGAAATCTAA